One Styela clava chromosome 4, kaStyClav1.hap1.2, whole genome shotgun sequence genomic window, tttttcatattttagttctattacgagttagaggaatgtctgtgttagtcaagtaaatacaccccctgtccataggcttccgttcctttacacaacttgatgtaaagtaggcgaacaaaattagttatctccatatagGTACACACACCTCTAGAGCGCCGCGACAAGAgtaaaaaacattatgtatttttatccatgtgagcGTCTTTCATACATAAACTATCAGATTAGGATTTCATGATTGGTAGGAAAAATCTCAGTGTTGACTCAGGGCCACACTAAACGGCTTTGCTGGCTAGGTTGTAGCACGCGGGCCATCTGTTGCACACCCGTGCTCTACACATTTCAAACACCCTTATGGACCTGATTGTAGTTCCAATAAGATTTCGTCATTTCTTTTGGGCTTTTCGTCTATCCGGGAATGATCTTGGCAAATGAGTTGCACCAATTCCACTATAATTTATCAAGTAAGATGTTGGACTGGACACGTAATGGAAGCTGTCAAATTTAGGAGGTGGACACAACATGGCGTTGTAAAATAAACACGAGTGTACACAAATAATAAAGGCTGCTAAATAATACCAAGTGAACGTGACACTGGCTTCCACAAAGTAAAAACTTTCACGAGCTGCCAAAAAATACCAGAGGGGAAAAATCACTGGTTACCTAGTTTTACTATGAATTACCTTACTGTGACTAACTAACAGTTAGAATAGCATTAATCGTTGTTTTTCTATAGAGAAGAAAGGTGATAAGACTGCATAATGGAAGGTTGGGCTCGAGAAAAGTTAAGCAGTAAATTATTTCCTATGCATGGAGTGTTATGCTGGAGGAAGTCACCCAACGACCGCGATTCGCCGGTTGATCAGtttaattgaaatattcaatttattagaaATATATGATAAGACCAGCGTTGGGATGCAACAGGTTCGGGCGACGCCGTTTTTGAAATTCTGTGATAATGAACAAACCTGTTCTTTGGGTAACGTGTATCATAGATGACTGCCTAGGTCGTAGCCAGAAACGTCTGGTTATCAGTAAATCGTTTAAGCATAGAGCAAAATGATGTTGCAGGAGGCGTATGAATTTATGCCTTAcagcaaatgccgcaaaattgcattaaaaaaatattgaattttttttttggggagGTGGTATGGACCCTCAGCCAATCCCTTATCATGGCTACGCCTATGCTGACTGCTGGCGTCATATTTGTCGTTTATAAAAGATATGTAATAGATTCATGTTAAACGTGTCATgttaatgcagcttacgtagtgagtCTTCGGCTGAGCAtttgaatcgaatcgaatctcgaaaaCTTTGAAAATGTATAATTGTACGTGACTTTTTTTATTACGATGGGTCAACCAAGCCTCTACTGAAAACATTGAATCTATTACTCAGACAATTCCCTGAGTtgtcacacacaataagaaccatatttcatcaataactcactaggAAAATAAGAATCATATGTCagaattttcttttaaaaatacggctttacaaaaaaattgaggaatttACTTCGatacaagatggcggcgattcgaagttatcgtctgaaccgattcgaataatttactattcgattcgattcgaaatgcccagacTTAGTACTGACAttcatatattttatgaaatgaaGGAACCTTTTGtaagtgagttcgatacaaaagaaaacCTCTTTTTAAGATGTAGTATGTCATTGAAGCATGTGTACTTAGATAATGTTAGTTGTTTACATTAAAGCTATACGTATGAGGTCTATTCACAATCCATGCCACAATAATACTCACAATAAACTCGATCTTGTTTCTCTCTTCCGTTTCCTGATTTCAGCTCTGGTGAAACATTTGCTGGAAATAAAATAACAGATACAAATAAATTccgtaaatttgtgttatgatAGAAGACtctaaaaattaaatgttattACTGCTGCGTTCTGGATCGGACGGTGTGTTTTGTctcgttttcatttttttgctaattttttttggtattaaTAAAGTACTGTGGCTTGGCAGTGTGGCGGCGTTAGGAGTACGCTTTCCACCTCTGAGTacctgcgtgggtttgcaggtttgaatcctgtgcgaggataattatgtgcgagaagattgctggattcctcgctgccacagggtggttcacgtaaccgctggtcggcttGATATATGGACGAGAGGGATGGATAAATATGGATCaatatatgattaagccgtcgtatcggctttccttccccgggataaatatttaaattctattCTAACTCGATGATAGAGAAAACCATGCTTCACACTTCTAGCCAgtaagatatttattttactttttattcaagtaaaaaaataatatatcatCTTAGcaacttttcaaatttttttgctgCATCCATTATTTCAGAAAGAAGGGATGTGTGTCGTTACCATATCGAGAAaattggacctccagaagtatgcgcaccaagatggcgcacaacctgaacataggtGTGTACCTGTTagaattcaggttgtgtgacatcttggtgcgcatacttctggagcaccgaaatAATAGTGGAATTATACTGTATCTATATGATTTGAATGAACAATTCATAAACGAGATGTAAACTCACAATAATGGGTGTGCTGTGGGAGTTGCCCCGATCCTAATGCTGTTGACTTTGTATCACCTGTCATATAGAAAATAGTTTGTCGTAGAAAATAGTGTATCGTACTGACAAACCCCCTTTAGAAACCGGGCATAAAACAGATTTTTTCTTTTCCGGGACAATAGTAAATTACCCAATAGGGTGCTCCACAACAGTGCCGAAAAGGTCCGAGTTATTGACTCGACCATTTATCAAAGACTAGAAGTGACGCGAGTTATCTAAATTCAGAATGGAAGGTCCTGTTATTATCTAACCTTCAATGAGATTAAACTCAATGATTGACTCGCGAGACGCGAAACAGAGGCTTTCGCCCAGAATTGCTTTTAGCTCCTGCGCCAATGATCTGCACCCGTGTTGTAAGTGGATTAAAATGTGACAACGAAGTAAAAAAGCCGACTTTGcaccaataaaaataatatataagcAATGTAAATCCTGCGTGGATGTATTAGTAAGAATCACAAGAAATTGTTTGATTATTAGAAAGCCCGCACTTTATTTAACAAGAGCGCCATCCAAACTGGAATATGTCCTTGCTAAAACTATAATATGCGTTTGTAATAAAACTGACAATATAAgatgataaaaacaaaacacgGCATTACATGTTGAATGAATCAAATACATTGATGTGAAATGATCAGCTAAAAACAGACCAATGAACAGTTAAGAACATCAAGGCGCAAAGCCAGAAGATTGTGTGTACAACAATTATGTACAACTCAGATGGGAATCAGATATTTATTCGTCGTGAAAAACAAATATGAGATctaaaaaatgtataaataaataaaatacatgtaacaaattacaaaaacggATATCGGCTATTTTCAGTTGAAGAGGGGTTGCGAAAGACGTGACAAGCCATCTAGTCAACGATATTTGGAAATGGGGTCAAATGAGGTCTTTCACAAGAGCTGGTATATTCGACTTCAGCGAGGTTTGAAGTTAATTTACGTAAGACAGTGAATACGTTTTGAAGTATGACGTGATATGATCACACACGCACATCTATTACCTTTCTTACAAACTATCAAAAGCTTCGTTGTAAACGAGAACTTCGACTGATAAAAAACCATTCAGTTGCAAAGTTTTATCTGAAATCAATCGGTTATCAATAACATAGGAAAATGCTTACATATACGACCACAAAAATCAAATGGTAATATCAGCAAAATCTCAAAAGAATTTTACTAATattcatgaaaaaaaatacagtgTCCCTGAATAAACAAAAATCTGCATtttgaagggggggggggggggggagactcccgtagtatctgtacctgaatttatggcttaaccctaacctggtacgcatactacgatccggtgtccgccatcttgttgcacatactacgggagtaccatttatCCACCCAGAAAGAGTGAGTAAATACGGTGACATAGTCCTATGACAGAAACTACAGTCAGGTTGAGCATAAGAGTTGTGTTAAGTATAGGGAACCGCAATTGGACAGCAGGTATATAAAGTGGGTTGGAGAACAAACGTGTTCTTAACATTTTGCTAACGCGCCAATTCGTAATTTCTTCATTAACAATAATGCAATGCACTATATAATAAGCAAATACTTTACTTACATGATGAGTTCGCTCCCAGAGttgatttatttttctgtttctgtcttttgttctgtattttcttcaatttttggccACATTTCGTGCTGTTGAACCAATTCCTTTGAAAAGACAAAAAAGGTAATttgcaaaattcaattttcctGTTTTAAAAAGATTGGCATCAATTATAGGCCAAATTGTTGGCACGGCCGAATAAATTTACCATCTTACAGAACTTGATAGATTCATTCTGGATAGGTTATAGCGGCATCCGTCTTAGCGCGGATGTTTGATGCTAGATCATTTGACCATGTCCAGCGGCTAAGCCCAACCCGGCCAACAGGTTCTCCCAATAATATTTAGGGTTTAAAATCATGATAAGCCGTTCCAAATCTTTTTTGCAAATTCCTCCCGTTGGCTAGTTTGAGTCACTTTATTTCTCCCTCACAAAGCATAAAAACTCCGTTTCCGTTGTTTGTTAGAATTTTCAAGATTCTCAGCTTGTTCACTCTCCGGATTTTGcattgttttattaatttatgtcGCGTCCATGAATATGTAACACAATAATACTGAATAATTAAACAAAACGGTAGTAAAGCTATATGGAACACGAAGTAATATTCCCATATTTCTCCCCTAAATTTCTTTCCGTCTGAGAACGCTGAATTAAGTTGGGAATCATTGCAAAATGGATTGATTACATTACAAAAATGACATCAATTTcttaattttttacaaatatatatatatgtattgtttTTATTGAGAACTTTTTGACAATGTTACTCGAAACCAGGCTGCATTCACTGATACGTCAGCAAAAACTTCTTATTGATGTCCGGAATCTTTCTGGTTGGCCTGGCTTACTCTTGTTTTCGTGCTTTGGGTTTGAACCAGCAGGACTCTATAACTTAAATCGACAATATAATTACCTGACTGGAAGCAATCTTTCCCAAACTATATCCAAAATGTCGGAATAGAGAAACGGATTCATTGCGCTGTTGATCGGTAGGAGAATAATTGCAGTCACAGCATAAGCTTCATCTGGTACCTGGATGCCTGGAGTTAGAATGAATATTATTCAAAGCAAAATTGCTTAATAAGAGAACAATTACCCCGATTATGGAAAGCTTTGACAAAGCTGAACAATTAGATTACAAGgagaaataattttaaagttttgttgGCTTGAGTTAGAAATATGAATAGGTATATCGCCATTGGTAGGCTCCGTAAGTTGAGAGCTATGGGGCTGTTATGCAGGCAGATGATAATTATATTTTCCCTATTCCATTTAATGGCCTCCTGCCACCGAGAGCTTTTGGGTCGACATATAGACATTCTGATATTGCATAATTGGGAATAAACGTTTCTATACTTGTTTTTGGCCTCAAAAGTTATTTTAATCAACTCTTTTCCGCCCACAAGCAAGCATACGAATACGATTTGCTTATTGTAACATTCAATTTTAAACTCATATCCATTTTTGAgtcgttttcaaattttaaaggCGTGTTCcagaacaaacaaaaaacgatATAAAATTTGTAACTGATTTGTGTTTAACTTTTATTCAGGGTAATAATTTATTCTTGCACCATCTATTCAACAAACATAAAAGACTGATATGTCGTCATAATGGATTCTATCGGTCTTATTTCGTCATTGTCGAATAGGGGGGCTTACAAATAGCGTCGTCTAAATCCGGCCATGTTTGCAGTGTTTCTCAGTCAAATTGCATAACGatttaataataattgaaatattcacCTGAAACCCTGATAAAGGCCATGATACAAATCGGCATCCAGCAACAGAAATCTGTCAGAACAATTCGAGTAACTTTCCTCTGAAGAGCCTGAGCTCGATCTTCCGATTTAGATTTCTTGATGTTGCCACTTGTCGTGGTTCTGGAAATAAAAACAGTGATTGAAATAATTGTGAGTTTTGGACTGCAGCTCTGCAAGATCCCATCTACTAAATAAACAAATCTATCAATTATAGGTCATTAATGAAGATTTATAAATTTACTCGTGCCTGGACTTGCCGTGTCTGTATCAATTGTTAAAGGTAGTGCGATGTGGCGTAGATGTTCCCTAATAGTATTGATTTGAAGTGCCTCTAGTCTCTCGTACATCGGCCTTTGCTTGTGCGCAATGCCCCGCCATAGATCTATGTAATTTCGGTATCTTCTGCGATTTAAGTGGGGATTTTATCTTTTCTGTGTCACTGCGCGTTAAATTACTTAGAATCAACCGCcttgaaacaattttaattACTCCCTCTGTCTCAAGATGCTATCGTATTGCCTGCATTGCGTGTTCCAGGGTATAGAAAGAGGGTATGAACATTAACATAGAGGGGCATCATATATACGTCGCATATCATAAACTAGTTTTTTGATACGTGACCGAAAAAAGGCATTTGCAGCCGTCAAATAATCCATATAAGAAAAACTAAGAGATTGTCAGGGTATTTGTAATTACATTTTCTCAAATCAAGATCGTGATCTAAGCGAAGAGTGGAAAAATTAGTGGTAGTGCATTCACATAAAATCCTCTCAAAGTCAGAGcaaaacttattttttataggtatattttttctttctttaaGTTGACTGAACTGACAAATATCACTGGTAGTCACATGCCACCACTGTACTTTAGATATTGTTTTCACGCCTACGCAACAAGCCGATTTTAACGTCTGTGGCCATGTGGTTTTGGCAGCGCTTGCCAGCAAATAATTTACTGGCAAATCTATTCCACAAATAGTTAAATTTTAAttctatcaaatattatttcagttACCAATTTACTCACTTGTAAATGTAAATATAGCTGACTAAGATAAAAACGAATGCAAAGAAGTTGATCAGAATCAAAAAGAGAGAATATCCCCAAACTTTGTCAGTTTGGGGATCGGGGAAAAGCCGAGGAAGACAGACACTATGTGCGGAATAGTAACCGAAGTATCGTTCAGGAACATAGGATGAATTGAGCTGCTTCATGGCTGTAAACATGTTCTCCCAAGTATATCCGGTTCTGAAATATAAGAAGGACAAATCATGATCACACGTGGCATATCAGTCTTTTTACAGCAGAATTTGAAATTGCGTGTATGTTTGGGGAAGTCTGATCTTCGCcagacgaaacattacagaaatatatgtATGTTAGAGTGGTAACTTGAATATTTATCTTCAGTCTTGCTACAATATCTTTGCGTTATGCGCATACGGATCCAGTGGCGAAAAGGCATGGAAAAATGATATATAGTTAGTCCCAGCAGAATTTAAGCGCTTGAAAAAGTATATTCAAACGTTAAACAAGAAATTTTAGCATCAGAGAATATGATATAGTTTATAACAGGTCACGAAAATGAGAGGGAATTTCATATCAACAATGTGAGATTTTTTACTATAAAGTTGGAACCAATATTATGCTAAACTTCGGAAATTATAAAATGCGTACCCTACCGATAACATTATGATGATTAAATAAGTCTTAGCTGTACAAAATACATTACAGTGAAAGTATCACGTAGGTAGAAATTCATTTTGAGAGAAACTCAATAAATATCCGCCACGAACACGAAAGACAAGAAATTTGCAGATGACACTCGAACATGCTTGTTTACAACTCTCACATGGCATCACGTGACCGTGATTTAAACATTTTGAGCAAtatattttctgtaacttaCTCGACAATGTTACTAAAGACGGTACTGTTCCCTTCATATAGTACAAGATCCTGAGTATATTTCTGCAAATCCTTGCGACAGACTTTTCCCATAAATTGGTGATTTCGAAACCTGGAAGTAAAGAAGTTTGTTTGTGTGATGTGATACAAGTTAattctgtttaaaatatatacaggATGTTCATAAAGTCAAATCTcaaactggtacacataatatgttcaggttttgcgctattttggtgcacatacttctggagatcCGTTTCCCGTAACTTTTCGGAGTGATCTCTTTTTATTTCCGAGAAAGTGcgcgtgaccttgctttgagcaaattattgtgaaaaatcgAAGTTTAAAAATGTATTGACGAATATTAGCACAAAATAGTTCTCACAAATTCAGATATATATCATTCTAACCCAGGAGATTATTTCATTtctatgaaatatcaaaaaggctttttattttttaacgaAAGTGTTTCTGTGGTAACAACTGCACGCACAGTTGAATTATGCATGTCTATCTTTGGTTGGACTAAacgttatagaaatatatttgtgtcagtgtgcagCAATCAGcgaatcaatcaaatcgtttttattaGCCATTCAGGAAAGGCGCAATAAAAGGAGAGCGAGAGAGATCAcgaattatttgtaaatattcacTTTTTGCCAGGAAATTACCCTCCGGTCAACTTGTCAGCGGCAACCTGTTGAATCACTTaaagtcatatttttattcTCTAAAAACACCACTATTTCTACTCACCAGACACAGGAGACAAAATAATCTTGAGCGCTTGAAGCCAAAGGTGCGAACGCCAGGGCAAGTGAAATTGTCCAGGCCAGAGCGATAGATATACCGATGATCAGAAGCTTTTGAGCTTTGAAAGGCCTGAGTGATAAAACACAATGAAGTGAATCGAACAAGGTTTCACCATTGATCATGTATATTTCGGGGTTGTCGAGTCGATgattgccatgttttttttttgagttggAACAGGAgtcgtatttttaaatttccggtgtcaaattattgaatttccCGGAGTCGGAATTGAAATTTTGgacattcatttttaaatttgttacatGTAGTTGGACATATATTGTTTGGTTATTGTTGTAATATAAAAGAATAGCTTTACTCTTTACCTACTCTTTAcgggaccaattgctttgaaattttgagtAGGCAAAGCTTATTATTACCGCTAAAAAATATTactgttatttattttaaaagtatcTGTGGGCTatatgagattcgtttttccTTTCGAAGTTTTGTGTAatgatgtcataaaaaaaaTGCGCAAAGTGACATGGTTCCGTGATCACATCTAAGGGATCTGGTGGTCAGACTACCCGTGCTGTAAAACATTttgtactacttcgttttggccctcgtgtccatatatttgagcattattcTCTTGTTTCTCAACGTGTATTGGTTTTGCATTATGAAAATGAAAATCTGAATCTCCTCACCTTACAACAAGATACAGTCTATAAGCCGTCATAATGAGCAGAATAAACACCGATGTCTCAGTTCCAATCAGTGCGAGAGAGCCAAGTGCTGTGCACGTCACACTACATCGCCATTCTTGATCAAGTAGACAATATTCTGACACCGTCGCATCTTTCACTCCGAGCCCAACCAAATAAATCTAAAAGAAGCAGAACCTCTGAATAGTTGCAACGATCTCTTTATGTAGATAGATTAAAGTCTGTATTAAAGTGTAATCTGACGACATAGTTAAAACAATATGACGTCATTGTCGAGATACAAAATTTAGACGTCATTGAACTTGTTTAGTGCGCGTCCAGAAAAACAACAAAGCCTTATCTTAATGCTTAAGTCTAAATTTGGTCGGAGAAGGGAAGCGCTTAATCCAAGGCGCGACTTTCGTGCAcatttttgagcatttttttggaagataattttattcttgaacaataaaaatataaatcatactCACTCCAACAAGCAAATCAGAAGCAGAAAGGTTGAGAACAAGCATTCTGTTACTTGTAGCCACTGGCGACTGATTCCCAGATGGTCGAACAAGACATATTATCTGGTAAATGATGACACTCGTGTTCCCAACAACCGAGAGAGTACCTGCAATATTTGAACTGATAAGAATGACTCTAAATCAGTTGTTCccaacatttttatataaattcccCATTTTCCTATTGTGGTGTTAGCGTTTCTTTATAGTGTTAATATtagaaaaacaatatatatactcTTGATTACCCTAGTTCTGTCGTGGTACATACCCTGTTGTTTGCGTGTCATTCTACTGTTTACAGTGTTAAGTTGTGGTAGTGGTGTTCTTATGTTTAATAAAGTCTAGAATCGGTATCACGTTATCTTTTATAACACGTACTTTTGATCATTTATTTCTTACTCGTTTTCAAATGGCTTACAGTTAGGTGTCTCAAGTATATTTTCACCGGTTTAACGACAGCCCTGATAACATATTCAAATCTCGCGCAAAAGTTTTCGTTGTCAAAGTTTTTCAGAATTCAAAAGGTCAAGTCAAATCAAATTGTTTTTAGATTGAGATCGGAACTGGGATCGTTTTAAAGTCACGTAGTTTTAAGACGGTTTGTAATTTTTCTGCCCGACTCTGCTGTTGCGCCATCTGATACGCCATAGTCATTGTGGCATCTcgtagtttattttgaaactttgttGTTCTTTTAGTATGATTGAGTCTAATTAAGTAAATATTTAGGTAATATTTGATAGTCATTGTGGCCTTCGTAGTTTATTTCGTattctttttgttgtccctTTTTTATATGACAGTGTCGAATTAAGTAAATGTTTAATATTGAGTTGTACCGCTGCTATATTTGCTACTTCAATTCAGCTACAAGGTGTAGTTGACTGGGTGCCTTTTTGAGTCTTTTGCGGCTCCTCGTcaactgcaacaagccgatatccgtttccgtaatttgttatatgatttttattttttcatgtcgtatattggttttgcatgacgaaaataaatatctgaatttgAACCTGACTCGGTGACCTTGGCAGCACATATGAATCTTACCGATTATCCATAAAAAAACGATCAAAACTCTTGAGCTGATTAATTTCTTATCATCAGAGAAAGGACTTGGATTACAATTCTGGCATTCGTCGCCTCCCTCTTTACAATCTATCCGTCCGTCACAAACCTGGAAGAAAAAGtttttgtcaaaaataaaaAGCATATAAGAAGAATTTATGAGTAATTAAATGAACTTTTTTCAATGTTATTGTACACGAAATGTATATATAGATcgtttggcgctccagaagtgtgtgtaccaatatggaggtaccggtaactaattttgtttacctactttacatcgaggcgtgtaaaggaactgaaacctatgtattgcttttatttcgtcgacacaaccgcagattaaaatgatcacaattaaattaataatgaaacaaggcgatgaatatgtatttttgatttactaatatactttaaatatatttttaataagtactaaattaagttgtactttctggaaatttatagaagatagtaggattttcctaacggcgataacaaattcgcaagatcgcaaaaaatatctatcaaaactaatcgggcaatatattctcccATTATtgtgttcgcagattgccgtggcattttaaaaaagtaatgctttcatcttgtcgtaaagtcgacgcaaccgcgagttaccatgaatacaattaaattaaaatagaaagacattttaaattctagtcgttgtcatggattgaatattgtgcgacaaaAAAAGCCAttgttgaaattcgttaaaattcttttgtgtttgattttattgcttcttcacacggAGTACGGATGAAATAAatgcaccttgagtccgcaaaagttttcgccggtgaaaaaatagtccgcgacaaaaaaaggttgggaaacgctgaatTCTAACCTGATCGATAGGGACAAACAACGTTGAGCCTTCGTCATTACAGTAGAAATGAGTTGTGCTGCTGCAGTTTAACTCATCGCTTATGTCGTCGCATTCCTGGGAAAAGTGAAAAAGCGATTTAGAGAAACACCATTTGTTATATATTGTTCAACATTTACGATAGGAATAAAACGACACTTCAAAAATGTTGTGGCGAACACACCATTTTCCTCATAGTTGTCTCACTGTTCTGAGTGTGCTATACAAGTACAACACgatatttttgagacaccctaaAAAAATTATATGCCTAGTTGTGGCTTGTTTGGGTTCCTAGTAAGTGAGAATGATCAGACTATTTTAGGTGAAAAAAAATGGTTCTTGATAACAATATACATTTTTAGGACAATTTCCCAAAAGCAAGATCACGCGCACTCAGTCAGAATTAAATTGAGCAAAGTTGTGAAGTGCCAAGAGCTTATATGAAAATGGATAGTTCACACCAGTTTTTCCAAGAAAATATCCCACTAGAACTAGGTAACAGAAATACTGTGTCACAACACTCTGAACTTTTCCAGCGATATTCCGCAAGTTAGATACCCAAACGGTCCGACAGTGCTTCTATGTGGATGTTTATCAATTGTCTGATTAAAAAACGTTTCATCGGCTGCATTAGAATCAGTTTATACGTTACAAttgatatttttctgattattcaACTCTAAGCAACAAGGAGGTCGATGCTCTGTAAAATATCCAGTGCAGTGATCTCAAACTTTTCAGGCCGCGACCACTTGAAAGTGTCAAGTCTAGcgtcccacctcaaaaataactagctaacaataagctacaaataccagatagtaaggcggaagtatgttttattcaaaaaacacgtttcAAATACGTGTAactaataaagaaatgtaaatatatatccGATATGGGGCGGCCAAGATCAAAGctaacattatttttatattcaattagcTTCAAGTTCCCTCAAAGAATTGTCTATGACCCCCTGTGGGGCGCGCTCCACCGTtagagaaccactgctctattgGTATTACCCTATCGTAAGTTTACGTATTCATAGTACCTGTTTGCCGTTGCATTTTCCATCTATAGGGATATGGATCGGAAGCCTGGTTTTTCCTCGGTTGTGGCAGTAGAACCTGAACAGAGAATGCGTGGTCAAGTCGGCAAATACACGGAGGTAAAGCTTAAAGCACTTCACGCGGATAAATGATTGATGGGAGAATAAAGGCGCTCTTTACGTAAGGTCTTTCCGAGTCAAATTACGAATAAATTTCATCGAAGAAAGGAAAGAAACTctggtttaattaaaatagtgACATAcaggaatgaaaacaaaatataacagAATTCCACACAGAAAATGCGGTAACAAAATCGAATAAAATGACACAAAAACTCCAAACCCCacatatgaatatttaaaataaacaaacaaaacatgaCGTTATTACTTAAAACGGGCGCTCATTTCGTTTGTCGCGAGATCGTCCTAATGTAAATACATTGGTGGCACCTACCTTCCTGGACATCCGAACTCATCAACGGATACTTCAGGGGCGATATCGTTGCACGTTGGCTTTCCATCGCAAATTTCAACTCCGATTATAAGAGATCCTGAGTTGGGGCAtctacaaaaataat contains:
- the LOC120326832 gene encoding uncharacterized protein LOC120326832; protein product: MRLQVIIQLLMCITIFGICFGQEIACDDRETRIYKCNNGKCISRNHFCNGTSECSDGSDEYTNTTLMDGMMCQTRRFTPVEKHCVLPTAYLCDHEIDCVGGHDECGCNHTFQCDNGDCVLKVSFCDNMEPEFGCLDGTDERLFNRTTREGFQCPVTRTHLRKTCVLPDQYICDGDSDCDFGIDECFCNFTEGKKKGIPLNDVYSNENCFRCLDGSLVIPNIHVCDGIIHCEDLSDECICPETIEKPRPAICDSVCEGPKCGCPGQVECIPKVFSTSNGTSQIQEEKVCIDHTSICDDVFECENHVDETFCPIDNNTFLCYDGNKKIKQHQLCNGPEDCDDGSDELYCHQINDYFCKSYRRFFRDVQDWDNATVTEQEVFIPPNVVLAFDRPFFTHACDGIPLCQGLDDECNNGCPVEHEYCKHVTRGFRCPNSGSLIIGVEICDGKPTCNDIAPEVSVDEFGCPGRFYCHNRGKTRLPIHIPIDGKCNGKQECDDISDELNCSSTTHFYCNDEGSTLFVPIDQVCDGRIDCKEGGDECQNCNPSPFSDDKKLISSRVLIVFLWIIGTLSVVGNTSVIIYQIICLVRPSGNQSPVATSNRMLVLNLSASDLLVGIYLVGLGVKDATVSEYCLLDQEWRCSVTCTALGSLALIGTETSVFILLIMTAYRLYLVVRPFKAQKLLIIGISIALAWTISLALAFAPLASSAQDYFVSCVWFRNHQFMGKVCRKDLQKYTQDLVLYEGNSTVFSNIVETGYTWENMFTAMKQLNSSYVPERYFGYYSAHSVCLPRLFPDPQTDKVWGYSLFLILINFFAFVFILVSYIYIYKTTTSGNIKKSKSEDRAQALQRKVTRIVLTDFCCWMPICIMAFIRVSGIQVPDEAYAVTAIILLPINSAMNPFLYSDILDIVWERLLPVRNWFNSTKCGQKLKKIQNKRQKQKNKSTLGANSSCDTKSTALGSGQLPQHTHYSNVSPELKSGNGREKQDRVYYEVQNDDTQNGNSAQIENDTQL